CTCTTGAAATGTACAATAATGGTCTTCCACACATGTGAATgccatatgaaaaaaaagtcaaagtaAAGTGTATGAGGAGAagtttcagttattttttaaaaaaatgaaacctacttgtcacatattttttcttaagaggAAATAGGAGTCGTCGATGAACGAATTTGTGCGGTAGAGCTGGACTAGCAGGTTCGGATATTCGTGGAATAGGACTTCCGCATGATGAGGAGTACTTGTCATCATCCCATGTGGACACTTCAGCGTCTTTTCGACTCTGAACGAACCGACAACAGTGTGTTTTCAGCTGTAAACCGAGAGATTGTTGACGTACCGTGacattattgtttattgtcgTTTTCGGCTCTTTTGCATCCATATTCGCCATTACTGCTTTGTCTTCATGAGGAAGTTCGCCTCCGGGTTTATATGCCAAACCCTCATCGCGCTTCTCCAGcttatccttaaaaaaaagaaactgaatttCCAGAGTAGAAGTAGAGAATCTGTGCAGAATGGGAAATCGGGGAATTTCTATGGAAGTCGCACAGGAAAAGATGGATaaacccaaagaaaaaacgcCGAAGGAGGAAGACTTGCAATGGAAGTAGAGTAAAAAAGGTGTCTCTAGCTGTTTCAAGATAAAATTACCCGTGAATTCGCATAGCTAAGagtgaatttgaaaaggaacCAACATACCCATAAAGTAATTCACATAGTTTCCAaccatttaattatttaattattttttcattctatttttgagataaaattgtaaaaaaaaagttacagtGGTCCCTAAGAGTTCGTCGCGGtctttttttcgggaataGATTCTACGAATCTCCACCAAACGATGCTTACCAACCTTTAGTTTATCCCTGAGTTCGGTAAGCTCATTGTTTGCTATGGATTGTCGACGTTGGTCCATTTCCTCGAGCTTCGCTTCCAACTCCTCGATGCGTTCCTGTAACGAAACAATTCATCTGAAACCCGGAAGAGGCTGTTGAAGAGCTCACCTTCAACTGTGCGACGAGATGCGAATAGTGTGCATCTTTATCCCGTAACTGCTCCACGTGATTTTCTTCACGGGACAACAgctctttttctctgaaaggACACTGCTGGATTTGAAGTCACCTCCTACGTCCCTTTTCGGTTGATTGATACGTACCTCTCTTGATAGTTCCTCAGCAGTTGATTCGCTTGGTCGTATTTCTTCTCGAGTTGATCGTAGTGCGTTTTCGTGCTGTCCAATACTTCGTGCATCTGATCAGCTTTCTTTTGAGACATTTCGAGTTCTAATTCAAGTGCTGCTATTTTTGCCTAAAACTCTTCTTAGTAGcgaaatccttttcttttgcagcaacagtgagaaaaaaaacttactctgATCTCTGACTCGTCCATACTTCGTGCCGTCGGAGGTTCGCTCTCTTCTGGTTGGCTCTCTTCACCTTCGTCACCGATTATTCGCGCACGATCGGCTTCAAGGGATTGGCGAATCAGTTGAGCTACCTCCGATTCTTCCAAGTTCGGTTCTCGACCTGCAAAGGTCCCATGAAGTTAAGGGTTAGAATGAAGGAACGGATTTAAGTAAGCAGTTTACTCCTTAATATATATGTGTACTCAGCAACAAATGTGTTCAGCCGAACGAGCGCGATGTACGCGCCGCAATGCACGTTCTTTTTGTCCGAACCGGAAGCGCGTCGCGGTCaaccggttgaacacatttggtgCTGACTATACAACATCGCCGACTGTGTTAATGAAGGCGTATATGATGTATTCGTGCACTGCAAGTTTATGTCATCGTCACCGCAGTGAAAAAAGGTTCCTCGGTATTTCCAAAACAACTACACTACATTTCTGGCAACGGACATAATGATGTAGAAATTTCCGAAAGACGAGCGATTTTCATACCGGAAAACATCGTTCAAACTGCCAAGCAGCTATTAATCACTGTGAATTATGCAGGATGTTGTCTGGAATTTGGAGGTCGATTCTGTATCCTGTATGGATGGGGGGACGAGAAAAAAGCTCTGGACGCCCAGGGCCTAGATCGCTCTCCTCGGAGTTGGCAGCACAAATCGCTTTCGCGGAATATGTTCGCGTTATGCTCGAGAATCTATTGTAGACCTCATGCTCAGGTCCCGCAACGAACTTCGACTATCACTAAATCTGGGAGCACTTTTTCCTCCACGCCGCCACTGGGTGGACGTTTCTTTATCCGTAGTAAATGGATGGCCTCAGTGATTTCGTTGCCTCCAGATTCTTAACCAAGCAGAAAAAGACTTTCTTTTCCCTTGTCAACAAAAAATGCGTTGGTTTAACGACTTAacgatttaattatttctacGAGTTGTGAGTTGAAAAATTTGCCTTTAAAATAAACGGTGCTAAGCTGAAACTTCATTCCAGAAACCCGATATATTTTGTTTAAGATGGAGTTTATCTGTTTTGggttttcaacaacaaaaaatcagaaatttgtgaaattgtCTGGCAGGGTTCCGCCACGATACATAGCTACATACTTTTGAAAATCACGAGTATCTCTGCTCAAGGACGTTTTGTTGAAAGGAGTGCTTGTGGTGCGTAAAAGCATTGGATGCGACTTCTCGCAGCAATTAGGAACGTGGTTCTCTATTTCTACGAAAAAGTTGTTCGGCTGACATAGTAAAGGCATCTCGTATACTCTTGAAAAtctataaagaaaaatactcgAGCAAAATGATTGTTAGatgaaaaagtgcgaaatatTAAATGAACGAGCATTTAAGAGACTTCTAGAAGACGAGAAAATGTACTTGACAGTAGTTTTCGGCAAAAATAACTACACCTAAGGAtttttcggagttttttttttttgagagtaaAGTATGATCTTTAAtcattttaatcttttttaagactaaaattaaaatatgattAAAGATCATATTTTACTCTTAgtcttaaaaaaaggaattggGCGGGACAACAGAGGAACAAGTGGGATAAAGAAAGAATAGTCTGGGTATTGAAGGGATATTTTGAGGAAAGACGCAAACTGGTCTAATCTGGGCCGGAGACGAAACGAAACAGAACTCACCAATCGTAAATAGCACCCGATTAGAAGTAGCTCGCAGCGTCTCGGCAGCGTATAGTTGACTGACTCCGACGAGGCTTTTCCCGTCAACAGACACTATCTGATCGCAGACTCGTACACGTCCGTCTCTGAAATGCTGGATTGAGTAGGCGGAGGGCGAGCGCATCGACTGGGCCCCATTTCGGACGTGGAGTCCGAAATTAAGCCCAGTTGCTCTCTGCGCAACTGGTTTCCGCCGAACTCTGACCTGTGCACAGCTCCTCCGGGGGTGATATTCTTGACGAAGATCCCTAACTTCTCCAAACCCGAATCGGCTCCCACTCCCATGCCTTAATAGGGTACAGATATCGGTAATTCTCAATCCGAAAGCTTAACTACATAAAGTAGTCGTAgcttaaaaaagaacttatgTATTTGAAACACTCATAGGCatgctgtgaaaaaaaaaacaagaaaagacgGAGCTCGCTGGAATTTCCCCTAAGCCTAATAGAGCAAAGCTTGCCGTGGAGAAGAGGTGAAACTCACCAATTATGGAGACTCCTAATCCTTCAGGACCTTTTTCAAGCATAACGTCGAATAATTCCATACGTTCTAACCGCCTTTCCAGTTCATATTCGGCACAGCTGGCCACTGGATCaatatcttcatttttacGATCATATTCTTCAACGGAATGGGTGCAATAAACCTGAAACGTAGGGGTAAACAAACTCAACAAGCGATGTATTTTGTAAtctggataaaaaaaattacgtccACATCTACATTCAAAGACAATTCGAGGACGCAACAATCACACATGCACAGttcgaacaaaacaaaattaaagtaTTACGGTAGATTGGCCGGAAAGAAAAACCGTTTTTCTGGTTTACTGAAGATAAACGAGTGCCAACGGCAAAAACAAGTAACTAGTTTGGGGAGTACCGACTTTATTAAAGCTATTTCAGAATTCCCAGGGAAATTGGAGTACTCGGGATGagtgaaaacaagaaaaagacaatttttatatatttatatcttcTTTTAGTTTGATATATCAGGAAAGAACCATGAAATGTCCGGAAAAAATGGTTCTCTTGTTATCCACTTTTATGGTCCATCAAATTTCAGCAATCCGAGAGTGAATGTCTCCGGGATCTCTCACTTCTTCAGAAGTTATACTAAATTCCATGTGATACGTCAATAACAGCAGAAAATGATTACAAAAGGAACTGCCCGTCAGGCGTAAAAGAAATTGTAAGTTTTACGACGatatggaataaataaatcgtATCTAATGGAGTGTGGAAGCATTTTGAAAGGTAGATTACACGCGCATTCGATTTTCTCAGGATCTTAGGAGAGGCGACGAAGCGGAAACGTTAGTCGGTCTGGAGAGCAACAAAATATCATTCTCAGAAAATTACTCCACGGTTCGGTTCTAAAAAGccaaaaatcaagaaaagtcgaacttttgGGGTGCAAAAAACTGTCAAAGCTCAAAGATTAACGATAATGCTTCGCGTCGATCGACAGCCTCAGGATGCGCATTCAACTGAAAATCATTTAAGTGTATGAAAAAGAATCTGTTACAAACACCCAAAAACTTATTTTATAGTATGTTGGGTGTATTTATCCCAACTCCAGCTCCAAATCCACCGAGATACTTTAATCTGTCTTCGTTCAAAGTATTAGTGAAAGCTAATGGAAGTTAGACTAACAGGTATCGGTGCTGTGCTGAAGGAGACCTTTCTGTCGCGATCGAGGTCCCGTTCCGGGCTGAGACCTCGTCTTGTCTCGAGCACCCCGTCGACACGTTCGTCATCGGACGATGCGCCTCTTGACGATACCGTTCGGCGGTCGTCGTCATCGATGTCTCGGCGTGTTTTCACCAACGCGTAGGTGGTGTGTCGCATCGCTTGTGCGTCTGCGTCTAGCACATTATTCTCGTCTCGGTCATCTCCAAATCTGAAAGCATCGAGATTTATGTGTTAAGAGTGAACGCGGCGAAAATAAAACGTCCATGGATAGACGGAGTGGGAGTGAGTCGAACAGAAACGCCTCTAGATGCTGAACTTCTACCGACCAGGTGATCCGTGGTCAAAAACACACTTAACAACCAGGGGTGGTGTGGATTAGTGGGGATTTCGAGGGTGAACGTGAATAGTTCTGCCTTCATGTCTCTCAACGATGCCACCGCAAATTTCTCAAACAATAGACTTAACCAGTAGTAATTCATGCAGTTGTCATCTCTTTGAAATTTACAACATATGAGAAAATTCCCAACTTAGCTGACGTCATACGCTTCCAAATTACACGTTTTTCTGCACTGTTTCTCAGCGAAACGCGTTTGCAAGTTTATCAAAAGTGCAACGTCGATGTAATGTGGAAATCTGAGCGATGCAGAGAAAATTGGGCGCAAATGGGCAACTCTTTCTcgtgaataaaacaaattccacacacaaaaaaatgcaGGATAACCGTTTAATACGTCAGAGCACATAGAAGTGTACTGATGCAAACTGAACCAACCATCATtcgacaaaatttcaaatcatcTTAATTCACTACTGCTTTTcaagaagcaaaaattatAAGGAAAAATCATCCAGAAGCAgtcattcacatttttcttcgacATCAAATACAGTATCACACAGGCAATTGTTAATGAAGGTTGATGATCAGACATTAGTCACATTACATCATTGATTTACCAGGCGATaagcttatttttttcgaaattttgctggaaaatgtttaaaaatttattggcAACATTTCCTCTGGGTCATAAAAAGCCGTGCAAGCCAGAAGCGGCATTAACAACACGAAACTGTGAACGAGGAAAGcgcagaaaaagagaaaaattcgcAGCGGAAGC
The Necator americanus strain Aroian chromosome I, whole genome shotgun sequence genome window above contains:
- a CDS encoding hypothetical protein (NECATOR_CHRI.G2736.T3), coding for MDEIAAAALLRTSRNMFYRFNDSELILYSLRGAEMTTASELFSEDARARFSHTKALFEQLERQQEQVPSFYSPRPSRQPPPLPPKPTAPCPGSPLSQVARNFSELASDLELLNRGSPRAQEPLKFTRNMPVTQRSPYDQPSSVNYESPPASNYDQALRQRSSYEPYWRDPSYYRRRFGDDRDENNVLDADAQAMRHTTYALVKTRRDIDDDDRRTVSSRGASSDDERVDGVLETRRGLSPERDLDRDRKVSFSTAPIPVYCTHSVEEYDRKNEDIDPVASCAEYELERRLERMELFDVMLEKGPEGLGVSIIGMGVGADSGLEKLGIFVKNITPGGAVHRDGRVRVCDQIVSVDGKSLVGVSQLYAAETLRATSNRVLFTIGREPNLEESEVAQLIRQSLEADRARIIGDEGEESQPEESEPPTARSMDESEIRAKIAALELELEMSQKKADQMHEVLDSTKTHYDQLEKKYDQANQLLRNYQEREKELLSREENHVEQLRDKDAHYSHLVAQLKERIEELEAKLEEMDQRRQSIANNELTELRDKLKDKLEKRDEGLAYKPGGELPHEDKAVMANMDAKEPKTTINNNVTSRKDAEVSTWDDDKYSSSCGSPIPRISEPASPALPHKFVHRRLLFPLKKKYVTNENEFWRASCEQIQGLQVLHWTVDDVCQLLVSMGLDKYVPEFTINKITGAKFLDLDGTKLKGMGIQNHSDRSLIKKKVKMIKNRIERERKMLEKESRTRVITQGMHIQMYSLHHSFLLFHITLRPTAALFQSMYHRTDSVTEQSKQMKRETRRTTL
- a CDS encoding hypothetical protein (NECATOR_CHRI.G2736.T2) — encoded protein: MDEIAAAALLRTSRNMFYRFNDSELILYSLRGAEMTTASELFSEDARARFSHTKALFEQLERQQEVPSFYSPRPSRQPPPLPPKPTAPCPGSPLSQVARNFSELASDLELLNRGSPRAQEPLKFTRNMPVTQRSPYDQPSSVNYESPPASNYDQALRQRSSYEPYWRDPSYYRRRFGDDRDENNVLDADAQAMRHTTYALVKTRRDIDDDDRRTVSSRGASSDDERVDGVLETRRGLSPERDLDRDRKVSFSTAPIPVYCTHSVEEYDRKNEDIDPVASCAEYELERRLERMELFDVMLEKGPEGLGVSIIGMGVGADSGLEKLGIFVKNITPGGAVHRDGRVRVCDQIVSVDGKSLVGVSQLYAAETLRATSNRVLFTIGREPNLEESEVAQLIRQSLEADRARIIGDEGEESQPEESEPPTARSMDESEIRAKIAALELELEMSQKKADQMHEVLDSTKTHYDQLEKKYDQANQLLRNYQEREKELLSREENHVEQLRDKDAHYSHLVAQLKERIEELEAKLEEMDQRRQSIANNELTELRDKLKDKLEKRDEGLAYKPGGELPHEDKAVMANMDAKEPKTTINNNVTSRKDAEVSTWDDDKYSSSCGSPIPRISEPASPALPHKFVHRRLLFPLKKKYVTNENEFWRASCEQIQGLQVLHWTVDDVCQLLVSMGLDKYVPEFTINKITGAKFLDLDGTKLKGMGIQNHSDRSLIKKKVKMIKNRIERERKMLEKESRTRVITQGMHIQMYSLHHSFLLFHITLRPTAALFQSMYHRTDSVTEQSKQMKRETRRTTL
- a CDS encoding hypothetical protein (NECATOR_CHRI.G2736.T4), translating into MDEIAAAALLRTSRNMFYRFNDSELILYSLRGAEMTTASELFSEDARARFSHTKALFEQLERQQEQVPSFYSPRPSRQPPPLPPKPTAPCPGSPLSQVARNFSELASDLELLNRGSPRAQEPLKFGDDRDENNVLDADAQAMRHTTYALVKTRRDIDDDDRRTVSSRGASSDDERVDGVLETRRGLSPERDLDRDRKVSFSTAPIPVYCTHSVEEYDRKNEDIDPVASCAEYELERRLERMELFDVMLEKGPEGLGVSIIGMGVGADSGLEKLGIFVKNITPGGAVHRDGRVRVCDQIVSVDGKSLVGVSQLYAAETLRATSNRVLFTIGREPNLEESEVAQLIRQSLEADRARIIGDEGEESQPEESEPPTARSMDESEIRAKIAALELELEMSQKKADQMHEVLDSTKTHYDQLEKKYDQANQLLRNYQEREKELLSREENHVEQLRDKDAHYSHLVAQLKERIEELEAKLEEMDQRRQSIANNELTELRDKLKDKLEKRDEGLAYKPGGELPHEDKAVMANMDAKEPKTTINNNVTSRKDAEVSTWDDDKYSSSCGSPIPRISEPASPALPHKFVHRRLLFPLKKKYVTNENEFWRASCEQIQGLQVLHWTVDDVCQLLVSMGLDKYVPEFTINKITGAKFLDLDGTKLKGMGIQNHSDRSLIKKKVKMIKNRIERERKMLEKESRTRVITQGMHIQMYSLHHSFLLFHITLRPTAALFQSMYHRTDSVTEQSKQMKRETRRTTL
- a CDS encoding hypothetical protein (NECATOR_CHRI.G2736.T1), which codes for MTTASELFSEDARARFSHTKALFEQLERQQEQVPSFYSPRPSRQPPPLPPKPTAPCPGSPLSQVARNFSELASDLELLNRGSPRAQEPLKFTRNMPVTQRSPYDQPSSVNYESPPASNYDQALRQRSSYEPYWRDPSYYRRRFGDDRDENNVLDADAQAMRHTTYALVKTRRDIDDDDRRTVSSRGASSDDERVDGVLETRRGLSPERDLDRDRKVSFSTAPIPVYCTHSVEEYDRKNEDIDPVASCAEYELERRLERMELFDVMLEKGPEGLGVSIIGMGVGADSGLEKLGIFVKNITPGGAVHRDGRVRVCDQIVSVDGKSLVGVSQLYAAETLRATSNRVLFTIGREPNLEESEVAQLIRQSLEADRARIIGDEGEESQPEESEPPTARSMDESEIRAKIAALELELEMSQKKADQMHEVLDSTKTHYDQLEKKYDQANQLLRNYQEREKELLSREENHVEQLRDKDAHYSHLVAQLKERIEELEAKLEEMDQRRQSIANNELTELRDKLKDKLEKRDEGLAYKPGGELPHEDKAVMANMDAKEPKTTINNNVTSRKDAEVSTWDDDKYSSSCGSPIPRISEPASPALPHKFVHRRLLFPLKKKYVTNENEFWRASCEQIQGLQVLHWTVDDVCQLLVSMGLDKYVPEFTINKITGAKFLDLDGTKLKGMGIQNHSDRSLIKKKVKMIKNRIERERKMLEKESRTRVITQGMHIQM